A single genomic interval of Oryza sativa Japonica Group chromosome 7, ASM3414082v1 harbors:
- the LOC4343450 gene encoding probable pyruvate, phosphate dikinase regulatory protein, chloroplastic — MSSSSSTSPRFGSMISAKLASPPPSLLLPPSPRLQGRRLTPPSCTPGTPAALPSPGPDKEPEREAAGSGSGSATTPRSPAQLGSSQLHRWSRARAHRSGRRLEWPTIRDRGSGGASSPPTPTRPHPSSDEAASAAAKVAVEEEDGYGVVGRDEAAKSIYMVSDGTGWTAEHSVNAALGQFEHCLVDRGCAVNTHLFNGIDDMDRLIEIVKQAAKEGALVLYTLADPSMAEATKKACELWGVPSNDILRPTIEAIASHIGVAPSGIPRSSPSRKGQLTEDYFRRIEAIDFTIKQDDGAQPQNLNRAHIVLVGVSRTGKTPLSIYLAQKGYKVANVPIVMGVNLPKSLFEIDQDKIFGLTINPVVLQAIRKARAKTLGFHGQKSNYAEMEHVRGELDHANQIFAQHPIWPVIEVTGKAIEETAAVVVRIFHDRKQKCAMPRISKRVAPIRIYDYLSEMVNTHVEYQKIFARDF, encoded by the exons atgtcgtcgtcgtcgtcgacgtccccgCGGTTCGGCTCGATGATAAGCGCGAAgctggcgtcgccgccgccgtcgctgctcctcccgccgtcgcctcgcctaCAGGGCCGCCGCCTGACGCCGCCCTCGTGCACGCCCGGCACCCCCGCCGCGCTGCCGAGCCCGGGGCCGGACAAGGAGCcggagcgggaggcggcggggtcGGGGTCCGGGTCGGCCACCACCCCGCGCTCCCCCGCGCAGCTCGGGAGCTCGCAGCTGCACCGGTGGTCGCGGGCCCGCGCGCACCGGtccgggcggcggctggagtgGCCGACGATACGGgaccgcggcagcggcggggcctcgtcgccgccgaccccgaCCAGGCCGCACCCGTCGTCCGACGAGgcggcgtccgcggcggcgaaggtcgcggtggaggaggaggatggctaCGGGGTGGTTGGGAGGGACGAGGCGGCGAAGTCGATCTACATGGTGTCCGACGGGACGGGGTGGACGGCGGAGCACTCCGTCAACGCCGCGCTCGGCCAGTTCGAGCACTGCCTCGTCGACCGCGGCTGCGCCGTCAACACACACCTCTTCAACGGG ATTGATGACATGGATAGACTTATTGAGATAGTAAAGCAAGCAGCAAAAGAAGGAGCACTGGTTTTATATACTCTTGCTGATCCTTCAATGGCTGAGGCAACTAAGAAGGCCTGTGAGCTTTGGGGTGTTCCATCCAATGATATTCTTCGTCCTACTATTGAAGCCATAGCTTCCCATATTGGTGTTGCTCCATCTGGAATTCCACGAAGTTCTCCTAGCCGGAAGGGTCAACTTACTGAGGATTACTTCCGACGAATTGAAGCTATTGATTTTACCATCAAACAAGATGACGGTGCTCAGCCACAGAACCTTAACCGTGCACACATTGTACTTGTTGGTGTTTCACGTACTGGAAAGACACCATTGTCAATATATCTGGCTCAAAAAGGGTATAAAGTGGCAAATGTTCCAATTGTAATGGGAGTGAATCTTCCAAAGTCCCTTTTTGAGATTGATCAAGACAAGATTTTTGGATTGACAATAAACCCTGTGGTTCTTCAAGCAATCAGGAAGGCAAGGGCCAAAACTCTAGGATTTCATGGGCAAAAAAGCAATTATGCTGAAATGGAACATGTCAGGGGGGAGTTGGATCATGCCAATCAAATTTTCGCCCAGCATCCTATATGGCCAGTCATCG AAGTCACTGGAAAAGCTATAGAGGAAACAGCTGCTGTCGTTGTGAGGATATTCCATGATAGGAAACAGAAGTGCGCCATGCCACGCATATCAAAACG GGTGGCTCCAATTAGAATCTACGATTATCTGTCAGAGATGGTTAACACTCACGTTGAGTATCAAAAGATTTTTGCTAGGGACTTTTAA
- the LOC4343446 gene encoding tyrosyl-DNA phosphodiesterase 1: MTSSSRVRVGNLVPLNEGNASSSNGSVSSIPIYLGANVVGRNHLVVVDKRVSRKHLSLHASADGSIEAVVEGPNPIIVRSEGQRRKVCAQERVKIAHDDVLELIPGEYFVKYLNVGDNHKSSTSMGSSDFKKGKRLCEDDTVVIKRNRQIMEDEALARSLQKSFAEESSTISGLGCDQMLSSLDSAGFSERNNERIHSVDYLKDVLSLTFRLMRVQGLPSWTNTSSVTIQDVIQGEVLLAVLSNYMVDMEWLLTACPSLRKVRHVLVIHGEDGASVELLKKVKPANWILHKPPLPISFGTHHSKAMLLVYPQGIRVVVHTANLIHVDWNNKTQGLWMQDFPWKDAKDVNRSVSFENDLVDYLSAIKWPEFRVNLPVVGDVNINAAFFRKFDYKSSSVRLIGSVPGYHVGPNIKKWGHMKLRSVLEGCTFEQQFCKAPMIYQFSSLGSLDEKWMSEFAFSLSAGKSDNGSPLGIGKPLIVWPTVEDVRTSIEGYAAGSCIPSPQKNVEKDFLRKYWARWKADHVGRCRAMPHIKTFTRYNGQDIAWFLLTSANLSKAAWGALQKNNTQLMIRSYELGVLFLPKTHQSVPQFSCTGKNNSNLNNLAPGKEIKTKLVTLCWKSDEEKEQSTEIIRLPVPYQLPPKPYGTEDVPWSWDKRYTKKDVYGSVWPRHG, encoded by the exons ATGACGTCCTCGTCTCGA GTAAGGGTTGGCAATCTAGTCCCCCTCAATGAAGGAAATGCGAGCTCGTCAAATGGATCGGTGTCAAGCATTCCTATCTATCTGGGTGCCAATGTTGTAGGGAGGAATCATTTGGTGGTCGTCGACAAGAGAGTCAGCCGCAAGCATCTGAGCCTACATGCCTCGGCGGATGGTTCCATTGAAGCGGTAGTG GAAGGACCAAATCCTATCATTGTTCGATCTGAGGGCCAGAGGAGGAAGGTCTGTGCTCAAGAGAGAGTAAAGATTGCACATGATGATGTCCTGGAACTCATCCCTGGTGAATATTTTGTGAAGTATTTGAATGTGGGCGATAACCATAAAAGTTCCACATCAATGGGTTCAAGTGATTTTAAAAAGGGGAAGAGGCTCTGTGAGGATGATACTGTAGTTATCAAAAGAAATCGTCAGATTATGGAAGATGAGGCTTTGGCAAGAAGTTTACAG AAAAGCTTTGCAGAAGAAAGTTCAACTATTTCCGGTTTGGGTTGTGATCAAATGTTAAGTTCACTTGATAGTGCTGGTTTTTCTGAGAGAAATAACGAGAGAATACACTCTGTTGATTATCTGAAAGATGTACTTTCATTGACTTTTCGGCTCATGCGTGTCCAAGGTCTTCCTTCATGGACTAATACTTCCTCAGTTACCATTCAAGATGTCATACAG GGTGAAGTGCTTCTTGCTGTACTCTCAAATTATATGGTGGACATGGAATGGCTGCTTACAG CATGTCCAAGCTTAAGGAAAGTTCGACATGTCCTAGTTATACATGGAGAAGATGGTGCATCAGTGGAGCTTCTGAAG AAAGTGAAGCCAGCCAATTGGATCCTTCACAAGCCTCCACTTCCAATTTCATTTGGAACACATCATTCAAAGGCCATGCTGCTTGTATATCCTCAAGGGATTCGTGTTGTTGTGCACACAGCAAATTTGATACATGTCGACTGGAATAACAAAACTCAGGGGCTATGGATGCAAGATTTTCCCTGGAAAGATGCAAAAGATGTGAATAGAAGTGTTTCCTTTGAAAACGATTTGGTTGATTATCTGAGTGCAATTAAG TGGCCTGAGTTCAGGGTAAATTTACCAGTGGTTGGTGATGTCAACATCAATGCAGCATTCTTTAGGAAGTTTGATTATAAGAGCTCATCG GTCAGGTTGATTGGATCCGTTCCTGGTTATCATGTTGGCCCCAATATTAAAAAGTGGGGTCATATGAAGCTTAGGAGTGTTCTTGAAGGGTGCACATTTGAACAACAGTTTTGCAAGGCTCCCATGATTTATCAG TTCTCTTCCTTGGGGTCACTTGATGAGAAATGGATGAGTGAGTTTGCATTCTCACTATCAGCTGGTAAATCAGATAATGGTTCACCTTTGGGTATTGGTAAACCACTGATTGTCTGGCCTACAGTGGAGGATGTTAGGACATCAATAGAG GGTTATGCAGCTGGTAGTTGCATTCCAAGCCCTCAAAAGAATGTTGAAAAAGATTTCTTGAGGAAGTATTGGGCCAGGTGGAAAGCGGACCATGTGGGTCGTTG TCGTGCGATGCCTCACATAAAAACTTTTACTCGATACAATGGTCAAGACATTGC ATGGTTTCTACTAACCTCGGCAAATTTAAGCAAAGCTGCTTGGGGTGCGTTGCAGAAGAATAATACACAACTGATGATACGCTCATATGAG TTAGGTGTACTGTTCTTGCCCAAAACTCACCAATCTGTACCACAATTTTCATGTACGGGGAAGAACAATTCAAACCTG AATAACCTGGCCCCTGGGAAAGAGATCAAAACCAAACTGGTCACACTCTGCTGGAAAAGCGACGAAGAAAAAGAACAATCCACGGAAATTATCAGATTGCCAGTGCCATATCAACTTCCTCCAAAGCCTTACGGCACAGAAG aTGTCCCATGGTCTTGGGACAAGAGGTACACAAAGAAGGACGTGTATGGTTCAGTCTGGCCGCGCCATGGTTAG
- the LOC4343449 gene encoding uncharacterized protein has protein sequence MGSDWSTLTGCLVMLIAERLLANDVTDYIRFRAVCSPWRQHTEDPRVGDGLRPKYLPRSWIMLEETPPAAAPFRNRLLNTGTGAVLAVDVPELKDHDVMGPTLGGLLTLRERGGAHVLRLLHPFTRHLTELPSLVTMIHAASHDPKMVEPEYHQPTAIGLSDDHKAVAVFCGLVNKVAVARPGDSHWKWVYVPHFHLESAASLAGCFYAVSHVYIYQLESDGARGEPKLVPVAYVPVDAPSFRLTLVADDERERLMLMKEVFYVHAGEEVPPEGPDMLTMPRVCVAYAVDMAARTIALSRLGARALFMGDDRAVWASPGAFSPGVAADTVYAGRPNRLFTVHECGIEADRPLTVVLHTHGLVSGLTRHAVFESDDGEDLNPMGIVETVSSYVASDRGGAARPTMYVASHARRGRGRGV, from the exons ATGGG GAGCGACTGGTCAACCCTGACGGGGTGCTTGGTGATGCTGATCGCCGAGCGCCTACTGGCCAACGACGTCACGGACTACATCCGCTTCCGCGCCGTGTGCAGCCCCTGGAGGCAGCACACCGAGGACCCACGTGTCGGCGACGGCCTCCGCCCCAAGTACCTCCCCAGGTCGTGGATCATGCTGGAGGAGAcccccccggcggcggcgccgttccGCAACCGCCTCCTCAAcaccggcaccggcgccgtcctcgccgtcgacgtcccgGAGCTCAAGGACCACGACGTCATGGGCCCCACCCTGGGCGGGCTCCTCACGCTgcgggagcgcggcggcgcccacgtgctccgcctcctccacccgtTCACGCGCCACCTCACCGAGCTCCCCTCGCTCGTCACCATGATCCACGCGGCGTCGCACGACCCAAAGATGGTGGAGCCCGAGTACCACCAGCCGACGGCCATCGGCCTCTCCGACGACCACAAGGCGGTGGCCGTGTTCTGCGGCCTGGTAAACAAGGTCGCCGTGGCCAGGCCCGGCGACAGCCACTGGAAGTGGGTCTACGTCCCGCACTTCCACCTGGAGTCGGCCGCGTCGCTCGCCGGCTGCTTCTACGCCGTCTCGCACGTCTACATCTACCAGCtcgagagcgacggcgcgcgcggggagccgaagCTGGTGCCCGTGGCGTACGTGCCCGTGGACGCCCCCTCGTTCCGCCTCACGCTGGTGGCGGACGACGAGAGGGAGAGGCTGATGCTGATGAAGGAGGTGTTCTACGTGCACGCGGGCGAGGAGGTGCCACCGGAAGGGCCCGACATGCTGACGATGCCCAGGGTGTGCGTCGCGTACGCGGTGGACATGGCGGCGAGGACGATCGCGCTGTCGAGGctgggcgcgcgcgcgctgtTCATGGGCGACGACCGCGCGGTCTGGGCGTCGCCGGGGGCGTTCTCCCCGGGCGTCGCGGCGGACACCGTCTACGCCGGCCGCCCCAACAGGCTCTTCACCGTGCACGAGTGCGGCATCGAGGCCGACCGCCCGCTGACGGTCGTGCTCCACACGCACGGCCTCGTGAGCGGGCTGACGCGGCATGCCGTGTTCgagagcgacgacggcgaggacctGAACCCCATGGGCATCGTCGAGACCGTCTCCAGCTACGTCGCCAgcgaccgcggcggcgcggcgcgcccgACCATGTATGTCGCCAGCCATGCCCGCCgcggccgtggccgtggcgTGTAG
- the LOC4343448 gene encoding uncharacterized protein: MDQKPKDDFDFLEPSVLLDETHYQTGFKNGYSEGLVSGKEEGRQVGLKNGFQVGEELGFYQGCLDVWTSLVSIDQDAFSARVRKNIEQLAALLRSYPLSNPEDEQVQDIMEKIRLKFRVITASLGTKLEYQGRPTSSKQDVEDL; encoded by the coding sequence ATGGATCAGAAACCTAAGGATGATTTTGATTTCCTTGAACCATCAGTACTCTTAGATGAGACACACTATCAAACGGGTTTCAAGAATGGTTATAGTGAGGGCTTGGTGTCTGGAAAAGAAGAGGGAAGGCAGGTTGGTTTAAAGAATGGTTTTCAGGTAGGTGAAGAACTAGGTTTTTATCAGGGATGTCTGGATGTTTGGACGTCGTTGGTTTCAATTGATCAAGATGCATTCTCAGCTCGGGTCAGGAAAAACATTGAGCAACTAGCTGCACTGTTGAGAAGCTATCCGTTGTCGAACCCAGAAGACGAGCAAGTTCAAGATATAATGGAGAAGATAAGACTGAAATTCAGGGTTATCACAGCAAGTTTAGGTACAAAACTGGAGTATCAAGGTCGCCCTACATCATCCAAGCAGGATGTTGAGGATCTGTAA